ccCGTTTTGTATTAGGGTTACAAAATTACAACCCTAACCCACTAATTTTATTGGACTATTCGGGCCAATCCACGAgttttgtgtttaattgaCATCGCTATTTTGCGAGCGCCGCTTGCTcgcaaaattaatttgttctcAATAATTCTCGCAAATGAATTTTGACCAACTATTTTACATTTTGCTCGCTATTGTGCTTGCAAATATACGTTTTTTTAGTGCAATTTCAGTGTCACACTAATTCTCAATCACATACAATTGTAGTATAAAACTtcactcaaaaaaaaaaaggaaaaaagaggCCAAACAATTTTACACCATATTGAAACATAAATCAGTCGATTGATTTACATTAGATACAATGAAATATACATCAGACAATCGATTTTCCAAAAGAGCAATCAAGCTTTGCAGCAGACAAAGCGGGAGAGTCCTTTGGGAGCAACGGAATTCTCTCCAATTTCAACAGCATACTTAGTTGCacgcttcttcttcttggtgaGATCTTTAGACACCCTCACCACCAACACACCGTCGCTCATCGAAGCTTTTATCTCATCCACATTAGCATTTTCAGGCATCCTAAATTCCTGGCAAAAGCTCCTGTAGTCGAGACGCTCTCTACAGTGCCATTTACACTGTTTGTCTAGATCATCTCCACCAACAGCAGCTGCAGCGCTGATATGCAGCACTCTGTCGTCGTGAACTTGGAGCTTTACATCCTCCTTGGTGAGGCCGGGAAGATCGAACTTGAAGATGTGAGCTTCAGGGGTCTCCTTCCAGTCCATAGGCGGACCGAGATCATGTGATCGCAGCAGGAACCCGGacatgttttttgttttacttctAAGCGTATTTTGTTTCTGTTTGTCGCAGGAATTAATTCTGCCACCTGTTTCACTAACACTTTATAGGAGTAGGTCGTTTTGGAAATGGAGCACGTTCTCGAAGGCGCATGATTCTTTTCGAAACACTCAGAATGTTGGAGATGTTTCGGCTCAATACTAGAATATGCTATCCCAGTAGAAAATTCTGATGGGCTAAGCCCGTGcttcatttatttatgttgGCTCGTAAAAGAATTAATGGAAGCCCAATTAATAAATCGAATTCTAAGCATAATTGTAACTTCAAAAGGTCATATACTCACCAACCTCCAAATAGTGTTGTCAATTTGTCATATTGTGTATGGGCAGTTGGCTTTGAAGTCTATAACTTTGAACAATGGGCATTGAATAAGGATATTAAGAACATTCACTATTCGGATATTGGCTATATGTGaatcacatatatacataatcaAAACTCCAATTTCCTAGTTGTTCACCTCATTTCCGctcatttttctatcttcTCTCGTGATTCTTTTTTCCCTACCCTCTCTTTTTTGTCTATCTTGTTCTTTGTACCTTCATCTTCGTCCTAATGCATCCTTATCGGTATGCTCAAGCCGTCCTCTCCGCAACCTTTCTTCATCGAACAACCTATATATCATTGCCCCACCCCTGCTTCTCTTGCTCGTTTATTTCTTCTATGCTTTGCCCCATCGCCAATGGCGCGCTTTCTCAGTGTGTgtacacataaaatatgtgtgCGCGTTGTATATAATTACGTGTGTATGCGTACCAATTAATGGGTATTAATTAGGAgtactaaaaatttgaaatgcgCTAACCCTAAAAAATCGGTTATTAACGGGTTTATAGGGTATACACGCAGCACCTATGCTTAAAATATCCGACCCCACCCCGTTTCCCACCGTGGTCGGTCAGGTAGTGGGTACTACCAATACGCGATAGGTATCGAGCCGGGATGAGAATTACCTATTACTCGCTATCCGTTTTGCCACCTTTACTTAAGAGATGTTTACTTTCAGGTTGaatttactttataattttaagatGAATAATTGAAGGATAAGatgattataaaaattttaatttaattaatattccacATGTTATGATTTAAagattcattttattattattgggtcatctatgattttaaaattcatttttttttcctgtttTTAGTATGTAGACTCTTTGTTTCGCTAACTTTACCACTCACaactattataaaatgaatactaaaaataatatttatattccactcacttttccatttatttttcttacaaagttaagttttttcttaaaattcatatgaAGTCCAAATGACTCTTTAAATgtgaatggagggagtacattattagtcataaatgtaaaatgaacataaataGTCGTTGGACtctcatcaaataaaaataatcaaattcaatCCTTATGCATAAGCTAATTGTTAAAATATTTCCACTCTAAATTACTAGATCAAGAACTGGAGTTATAATACATGAATGTGatttaagaattaaattaaataatactagtattattattaatttgaattcatCGGTGTGGATGCGATCAATAGTCGATGTCTATTATTCCCCACTAAGTTGTATTCTAAGTCCTTCTCTGGCTCTTTCATTAAGTcacatggagtatataatactccGTTATTAGTCCATTGTCGATCCGTTTCTAGCATAACCGACATGAAGATTAGAGAGAATGAAATCACAATAAGTGCTTAACAgatatataaacaattattTGCGAtgacaagaaaacaaagatttatacccttataaatataaatattaacatatttatttgatcatttGGCACAAAGTAAACGTCAAAATTTGCACCGATATTAAAATCGACGTATTAGGTAGCAATCTGGTAGCGCAAAATGTGGCGCAATTTTAGAACACTGGAACTTGATCATTTATCCAATCATCATATCCTAATTGATTAATTCATCACATCATCATTATTAATAACAGTTTGAATTTGAGGCCCATCACTCCATCACCTATTTTTGTAAGAGAGAGATCCATAAATTATTAGTGAAAGGGGAGGAAGCACTATACCCCACTCTTGTACATGCTGAGAATTTTCCAGTTACATTATATGGCACACAACTGATATTTCAAAAGATTTCTTTATGTATATTGTGGCTGagaaatgagaataataacATGCTCGTGTTATGGCAATGCTTCATAACGACATATCAAACTTTGCTTTGTTTCCAATAATAGATGCAACATTCTTTCTTGTCCTAAATATTACCAATACCCATTTTCTTGTGTCGGCATTAATCTTAATTTCAACTAGTTAGTTAACAAAAATTCAGTGGTCTAGACATATTGTTACGTGTGCGGTGTGTCCAATCAATCACAGGCAGAACAATACTAATCGTGACGGGCGTTAGGACCTAACTCTCGATCCATCATGGCGCCTCTCCTGCAGCTGTGGGACTCTCTTATGAAGAAACCTAATCCTAATTCTGGTCACTTATTTGAGCCAAAAAAAGctaataaataaacattagAGGAAGTCCTGAAACAATTATGGTTTCCTTCAATCTATGTATACAAATTTGAATGAGAAAGGGAATGGATTGCGACTTTTACAATGCAGAATGACTGCTTTATCAACACGAACACGAATGAGGCCAAATTAAGTCTCTACTAAACACATGAGGAGGTACCAAAACCCAATCTACTCTTGCCAATATCAAACTCCCAGAAATGATTCTGCTGCAAAATATTCCCAACAACGGAGGCCCCCGGCCACGCCGCGGCCGCAAATCCAAGGCACTTCACCCCGGGAGCAGCATCGATCACGTAGCTCTTCACCGGCGGCTCGAACCTCGCCCCATCCACGAAATGCAGCACCAGCCTTGGCACCATCGCCGCATCAAACCCGGTCGAGTTGAAGCAGTACTCAAGCGGCCCGATATCCAAATCGAGCCGCTTGAAGCCCTGCAGTGACTCCCGCAGAGCAGCCATCACGGGCTGATAAGCCGGCTGCGTCAGCACCGTGAGGCTCGTGCCCGAGTCCACGATCGCCCCACCAACACCGCTCAAGTCCCACACCTCGTCCGGGATATCGAGCATGATATCC
The nucleotide sequence above comes from Salvia hispanica cultivar TCC Black 2014 chromosome 5, UniMelb_Shisp_WGS_1.0, whole genome shotgun sequence. Encoded proteins:
- the LOC125191212 gene encoding 18.1 kDa class I heat shock protein-like, whose amino-acid sequence is MSGFLLRSHDLGPPMDWKETPEAHIFKFDLPGLTKEDVKLQVHDDRVLHISAAAAVGGDDLDKQCKWHCRERLDYRSFCQEFRMPENANVDEIKASMSDGVLVVRVSKDLTKKKKRATKYAVEIGENSVAPKGLSRFVCCKA